In Treponema vincentii, a single window of DNA contains:
- the nusA gene encoding transcription termination factor NusA: MAGVKIEDVRKFALEKELDEDLALKIVEQTLKAAYKTAFKTDVNAVVITGDDAVSIYARKKIVDDVVNPVLEVDIEEATKLAPDCELGDELLFELDPKDFKRGSIQAGVQRVHQSTREIQKDSIYSEYKAKEGEIIIGYYQRKKNDNIYVDLGKVEGLLPRKFQLPQEIYHPNDRIKALIKEVKKHRQSNVVQLILSRTDPDFVRRLMELEVPEIYDNIVELYKIVREPGYRTKVAVISHREDVDPVGACVGPKGTRIQTIITELEGEKIDVLEYSSDPAVFIANALSPAEVLDVVILDTEKRTALAVVAESQLSIAIGKQGLNVRLANRLADWSIDVKTEKQFQEMDIHAETRKAAEELFNDDVALLTEVEGIDPDVLALLHENHIETVEQLLDTPREELCALPGMSEEKVNALETLISESFEIVDENQEPEQEVQSKNQPISASAEDEEEEVYECPECGAPITIDMTVCPNCGVGLSFEYEDEE, from the coding sequence ATGGCTGGAGTAAAGATTGAAGATGTCCGTAAATTCGCGTTGGAAAAAGAACTGGATGAAGATCTTGCATTGAAAATTGTTGAACAAACATTGAAAGCTGCATACAAAACAGCTTTTAAAACCGATGTTAATGCGGTTGTCATCACCGGCGATGATGCAGTAAGCATATATGCTCGTAAAAAAATTGTTGATGATGTTGTGAACCCTGTGCTTGAGGTGGATATAGAAGAAGCAACAAAGCTCGCTCCTGACTGTGAACTCGGCGATGAGCTTCTTTTCGAGCTGGATCCTAAGGATTTTAAGCGTGGTTCGATTCAAGCGGGTGTACAGCGCGTGCATCAATCGACGCGAGAAATTCAAAAGGACAGCATTTACTCCGAGTATAAGGCGAAAGAGGGCGAGATTATCATCGGTTATTATCAGCGGAAGAAAAACGATAATATTTATGTCGATCTCGGAAAAGTCGAAGGTCTTTTACCGCGGAAATTTCAGCTTCCCCAAGAGATATATCATCCGAACGATAGAATAAAAGCTCTTATAAAAGAAGTAAAAAAACACCGGCAATCAAATGTCGTGCAGCTTATCCTTTCTCGTACCGATCCCGATTTTGTCCGCCGCTTGATGGAGCTTGAGGTTCCTGAAATTTACGATAATATTGTTGAATTGTACAAAATTGTCCGTGAACCCGGCTACCGAACAAAAGTCGCCGTTATCTCTCATAGAGAGGATGTGGATCCTGTCGGCGCCTGTGTCGGTCCGAAAGGTACTCGTATCCAGACGATTATTACCGAGTTGGAGGGGGAGAAAATCGATGTGCTTGAGTATTCGAGTGATCCGGCAGTATTTATTGCCAATGCCCTCTCTCCGGCCGAAGTATTGGATGTTGTTATCCTTGATACGGAAAAACGTACGGCGCTTGCCGTTGTTGCGGAAAGTCAGCTTTCAATCGCCATTGGAAAACAGGGTTTGAATGTTCGGCTGGCAAACCGGTTGGCGGATTGGAGTATCGATGTAAAGACTGAAAAACAGTTCCAAGAGATGGATATCCATGCTGAAACTCGTAAGGCTGCAGAAGAGCTGTTCAATGATGATGTCGCTTTACTGACAGAGGTTGAAGGCATCGATCCTGATGTTTTGGCGCTCTTGCACGAAAATCATATTGAAACAGTCGAACAGCTCTTGGATACTCCGCGTGAAGAACTCTGTGCACTTCCCGGTATGTCGGAAGAAAAAGTTAATGCTCTTGAGACGTTGATCAGCGAATCATTTGAGATTGTCGATGAAAATCAAGAGCCGGAACAAGAAGTGCAGTCTAAAAATCAGCCAATATCTGCATCTGCTGAAGATGAGGAAGAAGAAGTATACGAATGTCCCGAATGCGGGGCTCCGATTACGATCGATATGACAGTCTGTCCTAACTGTGGTGTCGGTTTAAGTTTTGAATATGAGGACGAAGAATAG
- the yqeK gene encoding bis(5'-nucleosyl)-tetraphosphatase (symmetrical) YqeK — MNDIRIEKFITALDRYARANLSDYRYEHSCRVASYAEELARRYGYGHRLQRLCYLAGISHDMCKEKPIGFLLRTVRTDGQPVTPDEAANSELLHGRAAAVLLQEHYGIHKKSLLNAVRYHTSASAKFDALGRIIYIADKIEPGRKNCDYLREKVEQLTLDELFLEVLKEVIGFVESKGKKVQACTYKTYRFLKEKNVLQDRQQIPDMQTKTIRREARN, encoded by the coding sequence ATGAATGATATCCGTATTGAAAAATTCATCACAGCGCTGGACAGGTATGCACGAGCCAATCTTTCCGATTACCGCTATGAACATTCATGCAGGGTTGCCTCTTATGCGGAGGAACTTGCCCGTCGCTACGGTTACGGACACAGGCTGCAACGGCTTTGTTATCTCGCCGGTATTTCTCACGATATGTGCAAAGAAAAACCTATCGGCTTTTTGCTCCGCACGGTACGGACTGATGGGCAGCCTGTTACGCCCGATGAAGCGGCAAATTCCGAGTTACTGCACGGACGGGCTGCAGCGGTTTTATTGCAGGAGCATTACGGGATCCATAAAAAATCGCTTTTAAATGCGGTACGCTATCATACATCCGCTTCTGCGAAGTTTGATGCGTTAGGGCGGATTATCTATATTGCAGATAAAATCGAACCCGGCCGGAAAAATTGCGATTACTTACGGGAAAAGGTTGAGCAGCTGACGCTTGATGAGCTTTTTCTTGAAGTGCTGAAAGAGGTTATCGGCTTTGTGGAGTCAAAAGGAAAAAAAGTGCAGGCGTGTACGTATAAAACATATCGGTTTCTAAAAGAGAAAAATGTTTTACAAGATAGGCAGCAGATACCGGATATGCAGACGAAAACGATCCGTCGGGAGGCAAGGAATTGA
- the nadD gene encoding nicotinate (nicotinamide) nucleotide adenylyltransferase → MRLAVLGGSYNPIHIGHLMLADAVALRYGYDTIAFVPAFLSPFKDGHSGCTADDRLAMVKLAIADNPAFYCEPCEIQRQGVSYTIDTLKFLKKKFPQCEGKIGLIIGDDLLEGFAGWREAERIPDYADIIVGNRIIDRYSTEQAASAGKVPHLRVDNALLPVSSSGIRAAIQEKKSWRYLVPSAVYSYIKEHKLYE, encoded by the coding sequence ATGAGGCTCGCCGTATTGGGCGGATCTTACAATCCTATTCATATCGGCCATTTGATGCTTGCCGATGCGGTTGCTCTCCGTTACGGATACGACACCATAGCCTTTGTCCCCGCATTCTTATCACCCTTTAAAGACGGACACTCCGGCTGCACTGCTGACGACAGACTCGCAATGGTGAAACTCGCAATCGCCGATAATCCGGCTTTCTATTGCGAACCCTGCGAGATACAGCGGCAAGGCGTTTCGTATACCATCGATACGTTAAAATTCCTAAAGAAAAAATTTCCTCAATGTGAAGGGAAAATCGGGTTGATTATCGGCGATGATTTACTGGAAGGTTTTGCTGGCTGGCGTGAAGCGGAGCGCATACCCGATTATGCCGATATAATAGTAGGAAACCGCATTATAGACCGGTATTCTACGGAACAAGCCGCTTCTGCTGGCAAAGTTCCTCATTTAAGGGTAGATAATGCCCTGCTGCCGGTGTCTTCAAGCGGAATACGGGCAGCTATACAAGAAAAAAAGAGCTGGCGCTATCTTGTACCTTCAGCCGTATACTCGTATATTAAAGAACATAAACTCTATGAATGA
- the rsfS gene encoding ribosome silencing factor yields MEVNFEQAALTFGTILRDLKAESVVVLDLRQAHIWTDFFVIATISSGKQAGGLEGKIMEAAKEMQIEEYRTIRKSPDGDEWKLLDFGSIVVHLMSPTARKFYDLERLWYDSPNLLA; encoded by the coding sequence ATGGAAGTTAATTTTGAACAAGCGGCTTTAACATTCGGAACGATTTTGCGCGATCTTAAAGCGGAATCGGTGGTAGTGCTCGATTTACGGCAGGCGCATATTTGGACGGATTTTTTTGTGATTGCAACTATATCGAGCGGTAAACAAGCCGGCGGCCTTGAAGGCAAGATTATGGAAGCGGCGAAAGAGATGCAGATTGAGGAATATCGGACTATCAGAAAAAGTCCGGATGGCGACGAATGGAAACTGCTCGATTTCGGTTCCATCGTTGTGCATTTAATGAGTCCCACCGCCCGAAAATTTTACGACCTTGAACGTTTGTGGTATGACAGCCCTAATCTGTTAGCGTAG
- a CDS encoding HEAT repeat domain-containing protein, giving the protein MKKLIFMILTVLSVLMVPMYVVADTYPSKTTTDKTVSQEKLQPENDTQKRETGQPEEKKQELDEIEKARQALQYGLESEILEVINKVDKRDFETLQGDFNRLFMETKSPAVREGLFGLYQKYNNTQLTDAAVAVLEAYEAQQRTLVKAVLSYLATVKPELSSGLNEALQKILTQNAAEYGVETVSVLGEIGGNEEASFLVEYFDNLTIDDAKQELILKQTIMAALEKLHSEDTRTFLLNRAQDENENIYVRSSAVAGLAQMGKPDIVPLLAEFFEQPEPQLREAAIRGAASFDTDETRKLILQGFKDSYYKVRLEALKTVQKTKMQEAASYVLYRAKYDPTDAVRFAAIETLAVLNTAEGNTWLAETFRDSKKSEKLRVTILSAALKHNSTALAADFDTVVLATVADKKQKKLRYEFGKEIAKIENTATAEICKAFLQSDDVLTKSIGLDMFKTNAPSDARTLVEAIARDEKQGALQRRAQRLLE; this is encoded by the coding sequence ATGAAAAAACTTATTTTTATGATATTAACCGTGCTATCGGTACTCATGGTACCGATGTATGTGGTTGCAGATACATACCCATCGAAAACAACGACCGACAAAACCGTATCGCAGGAGAAACTGCAACCGGAAAATGATACTCAAAAGAGAGAAACAGGACAACCGGAAGAAAAAAAACAAGAGCTGGATGAGATTGAAAAAGCCCGCCAAGCATTACAGTACGGATTGGAATCCGAAATACTTGAGGTAATCAATAAGGTTGATAAGCGAGATTTTGAAACACTGCAAGGCGATTTTAACCGTCTTTTTATGGAGACAAAGAGTCCTGCCGTGCGCGAGGGGCTTTTCGGTTTGTATCAAAAATACAATAATACTCAACTGACAGATGCTGCAGTTGCAGTGTTGGAAGCTTATGAAGCCCAACAACGGACGCTGGTAAAAGCGGTGCTGTCTTACCTCGCAACGGTAAAGCCGGAACTTTCGTCCGGCTTAAACGAGGCGCTGCAAAAAATACTTACCCAAAATGCTGCGGAATACGGTGTAGAAACGGTTTCTGTATTAGGAGAAATCGGTGGTAATGAAGAGGCGTCCTTTTTAGTAGAGTATTTTGACAACTTGACAATTGACGATGCAAAGCAGGAACTTATTTTAAAACAGACAATTATGGCTGCGCTTGAAAAGTTACATAGTGAAGATACCCGTACATTTTTGCTGAATCGGGCGCAGGATGAAAACGAAAATATTTATGTTCGTTCCAGTGCTGTTGCCGGTCTTGCCCAAATGGGAAAACCTGATATTGTGCCTCTGCTGGCCGAATTTTTCGAGCAACCGGAACCGCAGCTACGGGAAGCCGCAATACGAGGGGCTGCCTCTTTCGATACGGATGAAACCCGAAAGCTCATCTTGCAGGGATTCAAAGATAGCTATTATAAAGTTCGGCTCGAAGCCTTAAAGACCGTACAAAAGACAAAGATGCAGGAGGCTGCGTCGTATGTGTTGTACCGTGCGAAGTATGACCCGACGGATGCGGTTCGGTTTGCAGCGATAGAAACGCTGGCGGTATTGAATACGGCAGAAGGCAATACATGGCTTGCCGAAACATTCCGTGATTCTAAAAAGAGCGAAAAACTGCGGGTTACAATCCTGAGCGCAGCGTTGAAGCATAATTCTACGGCGCTCGCAGCCGATTTTGATACGGTGGTGTTGGCAACCGTAGCAGATAAAAAGCAAAAAAAACTGCGATATGAGTTCGGTAAGGAAATTGCAAAAATAGAAAATACTGCAACGGCAGAAATTTGCAAGGCTTTTTTACAAAGCGATGATGTGTTAACCAAGAGTATCGGGCTCGATATGTTTAAGACGAACGCTCCTTCGGATGCCCGCACGTTAGTAGAAGCCATCGCGCGAGACGAAAAACAAGGTGCGTTGCAGCGCCGTGCTCAGCGATTACTGGAATAG
- the rimP gene encoding ribosome maturation factor RimP → MEYVQKETVPYFTDYEQLVTGLGYKLVDLQIVHQKTMWLVKAVIYSKDGVGIDDCSKVHRALLSRAEVLLNSQDIQMEVSSPGLNRVIKNAAEFQAFIGENIKVLEVSCPDWVEGELLAADSTGICLSISGGQRDIRYTDIKKAKLNKI, encoded by the coding sequence ATGGAATATGTGCAAAAAGAAACCGTTCCGTATTTTACCGATTATGAACAGCTTGTTACCGGTCTCGGATATAAATTGGTTGATTTGCAGATTGTTCATCAAAAAACAATGTGGCTGGTAAAAGCCGTTATCTACAGTAAAGATGGAGTTGGGATAGATGATTGCTCAAAGGTACATCGGGCATTATTATCACGTGCAGAAGTTTTGCTCAATTCTCAGGATATTCAAATGGAAGTAAGCTCTCCGGGGCTTAACAGAGTGATAAAAAATGCAGCAGAATTTCAAGCCTTTATCGGAGAGAATATAAAGGTATTGGAAGTTTCCTGTCCCGATTGGGTTGAGGGAGAATTGTTGGCTGCGGATTCGACGGGCATCTGTTTAAGTATTTCCGGCGGGCAAAGAGATATCCGGTATACGGATATAAAAAAAGCGAAATTGAATAAGATCTAA
- a CDS encoding LCP family protein: MKEGKNIIFLLLILAMLIPSGVIVARNLNVDPISTSLSEDNVLKVLFIIENDNVPISTNVVAHYSQTRRAAMFDIPANIGLILPQLGRTGGIGSLYTEKGAAVYNEEIEKLIGVDIPFYIVCSLTDFMHLTDLLGGISVFIPSSVDIDSEKYGKILLPSGSVLLDGDKVRDYLLYEDEADAEGEAVTRKQKAVLAFLRSLYEHPEMLEKEQFKVFSPLLHGNVTGGNLKQLLEYLCKIDSERLVPQRLTGAVRIVDSKELLFPFRDGQQIKEIVGQTLAALASKEGTTLERVYALEVLNGTDVNGLARTASELYQSFGYDVIRVGNAAQTGVEHTVLIDRIGNEAVAKIVGQVVRCENIESAQIGDDHSGSETNVDFTLILGKDFNGYSVRQKK; encoded by the coding sequence TTGAAAGAAGGAAAAAACATCATCTTTTTATTGCTCATCTTAGCGATGCTCATTCCTTCGGGGGTGATTGTGGCACGGAATCTCAATGTTGACCCTATCAGTACGTCCCTTTCTGAGGATAATGTGCTCAAGGTGTTGTTTATCATCGAAAACGACAATGTTCCTATTTCTACGAATGTTGTTGCGCACTATTCACAAACACGGCGCGCAGCAATGTTCGATATCCCTGCGAATATCGGGTTGATTTTGCCTCAGCTTGGACGTACCGGAGGTATCGGTTCGCTCTATACGGAAAAGGGCGCGGCTGTCTATAACGAAGAAATTGAAAAACTGATCGGTGTAGACATTCCGTTTTATATTGTCTGTTCGCTGACCGACTTTATGCATTTGACGGATTTGCTCGGCGGTATTTCGGTTTTTATTCCTTCTTCCGTCGATATCGATTCCGAAAAATATGGAAAGATTTTGCTTCCCTCCGGTTCGGTGCTGTTGGATGGCGATAAGGTGCGCGACTATCTGTTGTATGAAGATGAGGCGGATGCCGAAGGTGAAGCGGTAACCCGTAAGCAAAAAGCGGTATTGGCCTTTCTGCGCAGTTTATATGAGCATCCCGAAATGCTCGAAAAAGAACAGTTTAAAGTGTTCAGCCCGTTGCTGCACGGCAATGTTACCGGCGGAAATTTAAAGCAGCTGTTGGAATATCTCTGCAAAATCGATTCGGAGCGATTGGTGCCTCAGCGCTTAACCGGCGCCGTGCGTATTGTCGATTCAAAGGAATTGCTCTTTCCGTTCCGCGACGGTCAGCAAATAAAAGAGATTGTCGGACAGACGCTTGCCGCGCTTGCTTCGAAAGAAGGTACAACGTTGGAACGGGTGTATGCGCTGGAAGTTTTAAACGGAACCGATGTGAACGGGCTTGCGCGGACCGCCTCCGAGCTGTATCAGAGTTTTGGGTATGACGTTATCCGTGTCGGAAATGCGGCACAAACGGGAGTTGAGCATACGGTTTTAATCGATAGAATCGGTAATGAGGCAGTGGCAAAGATTGTCGGACAGGTTGTCCGTTGCGAAAATATCGAATCTGCCCAAATCGGTGACGATCATTCCGGCAGCGAAACGAACGTCGACTTTACGTTGATACTCGGCAAAGATTTTAACGGCTATTCGGTACGGCAAAAAAAATAG